A genomic region of Thermotoga sp. Ku-13t contains the following coding sequences:
- the gcvH gene encoding glycine cleavage system protein GcvH — protein MKKFAKTHEWVEVEGNLAVVGISNHAQEKLGDVVYVDLPQVGKIVKKGEAFMSVESVKAASDIYAPVSGKIVEVNEKLSNQPELINKDAEGEGWLVKIEMSDPAELSNLLDEESYRRFCEEES, from the coding sequence GTGAAGAAGTTTGCGAAAACGCACGAATGGGTTGAAGTGGAAGGGAACCTGGCGGTGGTAGGTATATCTAACCATGCTCAGGAAAAGCTTGGAGACGTGGTCTACGTGGATCTTCCACAGGTGGGAAAGATCGTGAAGAAAGGTGAAGCGTTCATGAGCGTTGAATCTGTCAAAGCTGCGAGTGACATCTACGCACCTGTGAGTGGAAAGATCGTCGAGGTGAACGAAAAGCTTTCGAACCAGCCGGAACTGATAAACAAAGACGCCGAGGGAGAAGGATGGCTCGTCAAGATTGAGATGAGCGATCCGGCAGAACTTTCTAATCTTCTCGATGAAGAGTCATACAGGAGGTTCTGCGAGGAGGAGAGCTAA
- a CDS encoding DUF2007 domain-containing protein: protein MHLWKVLVEGVSVTLANVLKSLLEQNGIEVLVRTSKLFDPVIFGQGGSLDLLVPEDKIEEARSLIKEAQKHGEEDTTV, encoded by the coding sequence ATGCACTTGTGGAAAGTTCTCGTTGAAGGTGTCAGCGTTACACTTGCAAATGTTTTGAAATCTCTGCTCGAACAGAATGGTATAGAGGTCCTTGTGAGGACTTCGAAATTGTTTGATCCCGTCATATTCGGTCAGGGTGGATCGCTGGATCTACTCGTGCCGGAAGATAAAATCGAAGAGGCGCGTTCACTGATCAAGGAGGCGCAAAAGCATGGAGAAGAAGACACCACTGTATGA
- the gcvT gene encoding glycine cleavage system aminomethyltransferase GcvT, which translates to MEKKTPLYEEHVKLGAKIVDFAGWMMPLQYESIVAEVEAVRKNVALFDVSHMGEIFVRGPDTVAFLERLLTNSFSALSVGQAMYSVMCNENGGIIDDLIAYKLDEDEAMLVVNAANTQKDFEWIKSQSNRFDVRVEDLSDRCGLIAVQGPKSEALLSSIVPEIASLKYYHSANFTVLGKKCLISRTGYTGEDGFEICCDWQDTVYIWRGLLELGKDFSLKPAGLGARDVCRLEASYLLYGNDMYETVTPLEAGLSWVVRFEKDFVGKEALLAQKEQGVKRRIRGLKLEGRRIARHGMPVLKDGKQVGTITSGTFSPTLQSSIALAMIDSSLKMGEEVSIDMKGATVRGWIVKLPFYRGSVKTASA; encoded by the coding sequence ATGGAGAAGAAGACACCACTGTATGAAGAACACGTCAAACTGGGTGCGAAGATAGTTGATTTTGCGGGCTGGATGATGCCACTCCAGTACGAAAGCATCGTTGCTGAAGTTGAGGCTGTCAGAAAAAACGTGGCCCTTTTCGACGTCTCACACATGGGGGAGATATTCGTTCGCGGACCTGACACCGTCGCGTTTTTGGAACGATTGTTGACGAACAGTTTCAGTGCACTAAGCGTAGGTCAGGCGATGTACTCGGTTATGTGCAACGAAAACGGTGGGATCATCGATGATCTCATAGCTTACAAGCTTGACGAGGACGAAGCGATGCTCGTGGTGAACGCCGCGAACACTCAGAAAGATTTCGAATGGATCAAATCTCAGTCAAACCGTTTCGACGTGCGAGTCGAAGATCTTTCAGATCGTTGCGGTTTGATCGCTGTGCAGGGGCCAAAGAGTGAGGCTTTGCTTTCATCGATCGTACCTGAAATCGCATCTTTGAAGTATTATCACTCAGCCAATTTCACAGTTCTCGGGAAGAAGTGTTTGATCAGCAGGACAGGCTATACGGGTGAAGACGGTTTTGAGATCTGTTGCGACTGGCAAGACACCGTGTACATCTGGCGTGGTCTCCTCGAACTGGGTAAGGACTTTTCACTGAAACCTGCTGGACTCGGAGCGAGGGACGTTTGCAGGCTCGAGGCTTCCTATCTGCTCTACGGGAACGATATGTACGAGACCGTGACACCGCTGGAAGCAGGATTGAGCTGGGTCGTGAGGTTCGAAAAGGATTTTGTCGGGAAAGAAGCCCTGCTGGCTCAGAAAGAACAGGGGGTCAAGAGACGCATCAGGGGGTTGAAACTCGAAGGAAGGCGTATCGCGAGACATGGCATGCCTGTTTTGAAAGATGGAAAACAGGTTGGGACTATCACCAGTGGAACGTTTTCACCAACGCTTCAGAGTTCCATTGCGCTGGCAATGATCGATTCGTCGTTGAAAATGGGAGAAGAAGTATCGATAGACATGAAAGGTGCGACTGTTAGGGGATGGATCGTAAAGCTTCCTTTCTACAGAGGGAGTGTAAAAACCGCATCAGCCTGA
- the pyk gene encoding pyruvate kinase, translated as MTKTKILCSLGPSSENESTIKALLGAGVSGFRLSATHYDLDKLIELVKLLAEIRSDSSTAFSIIVDLPGSKLRAKPVSNSESLELLEGETVLLVENEVSADRKQIMLNEPSVLRLLGKDDIVLLDDGKARLRVVKKQDKYLECLVERAAIIRKNAGVNLPTIELSVLSFTDRDRSILERMADLPVDYYCLSFVRSSRDIQEAKNFLETLNCEAAILAKIETKEAVNDFEKICSVSDGIIVARGDLAIETSLEDLPILQKKLIMKASKFKIPIVVATQLLESMVEKDQPTRTEVTDIANAIFDGADALLLTVETAVGQRPVLVVETMKRIVQSVEKHLDMLGVWFEIRRKEPSTDASDAIAKSSYEIARETRAKLIIASTASGSTARRVSYFRPECPILATTPRESTYHQLCIVWGVIPVLVPEVYSVDIVVHVAVEKAKALGYVGPSDTVVITLGTPCSVVGTTNMLKIHTVE; from the coding sequence ATGACGAAGACCAAGATTCTCTGCAGCCTGGGGCCGAGCAGTGAAAATGAATCAACGATAAAAGCATTGCTGGGCGCAGGTGTGAGTGGTTTTAGGCTGAGTGCCACCCATTACGATTTGGATAAACTGATTGAGCTGGTCAAACTGCTCGCTGAAATCAGAAGCGATTCCTCAACGGCTTTCTCGATCATAGTCGATCTGCCCGGTTCCAAATTGAGAGCAAAACCGGTCTCGAACTCCGAATCGTTGGAGTTGCTGGAAGGTGAGACTGTTCTTCTTGTGGAAAACGAAGTTTCGGCGGACAGGAAGCAGATCATGCTGAACGAACCATCGGTGTTGCGGCTACTGGGCAAGGATGACATCGTCCTCCTTGACGATGGAAAGGCCCGGCTGAGGGTCGTCAAGAAGCAAGATAAGTATCTAGAATGTCTGGTAGAAAGGGCTGCAATTATCAGGAAGAATGCGGGGGTGAATCTACCCACCATCGAGCTTTCTGTTCTCTCTTTCACCGACAGGGATAGAAGCATCTTGGAGCGAATGGCCGATCTTCCGGTGGATTACTACTGCCTGTCGTTCGTCAGATCATCGAGAGACATTCAGGAAGCCAAGAACTTTCTCGAGACTCTGAACTGCGAAGCTGCGATACTGGCAAAGATAGAAACCAAGGAAGCTGTGAACGATTTTGAAAAGATCTGCAGTGTCAGCGATGGGATCATCGTGGCGAGGGGAGATCTCGCGATAGAAACATCTCTGGAGGATCTACCCATCCTTCAGAAAAAGCTGATAATGAAGGCTTCGAAGTTCAAAATCCCCATTGTTGTTGCCACACAGTTGCTCGAGTCGATGGTTGAAAAAGACCAGCCAACCCGCACCGAGGTCACAGACATCGCCAACGCGATCTTCGACGGAGCAGATGCCCTGCTGTTGACCGTTGAAACTGCCGTTGGGCAACGGCCCGTTCTGGTGGTCGAAACGATGAAGAGAATCGTACAGAGCGTGGAAAAGCATCTTGACATGCTCGGTGTATGGTTCGAAATCAGACGAAAAGAGCCATCGACTGACGCGTCGGATGCGATCGCCAAGAGTTCCTACGAAATTGCGAGAGAGACGCGCGCGAAGCTCATCATAGCCTCCACAGCTTCCGGCAGCACCGCACGACGCGTTTCTTATTTCAGACCAGAGTGCCCCATTCTGGCAACCACACCCAGAGAATCAACGTACCATCAACTGTGCATCGTCTGGGGCGTCATTCCTGTACTTGTACCGGAAGTTTACTCTGTAGACATCGTGGTTCACGTGGCAGTTGAGAAAGCAAAAGCGCTCGGCTACGTGGGGCCATCCGACACGGTCGTCATAACGCTCGGAACACCGTGTAGTGTGGTGGGAACGACGAACATGTTGAAGATACACACCGTTGAATGA
- a CDS encoding zinc metallopeptidase: protein MFFYDPTFLLLIPALILAVWAQVKVSAAFSEYSRFRASVGLTGSQLAMRLLEIAGIYNVRVEAMPGHLTDHYDPRNKVVRLSSATYASQSVAALGVVAHEIGHAIQDAQKNPLLVFRTILAPVASFGSSLAWILFIMGIIFAVPGLWQFGIVLFSLAVLFSLVTLPVEYDASRKALKLLRENLLMSEEELRGVKKVLSAAALTYVAATATAVLQLLRMLLIAGAFGRRD, encoded by the coding sequence ATGTTCTTCTACGATCCAACGTTTCTGCTTCTGATACCCGCGCTCATACTCGCCGTCTGGGCGCAGGTCAAGGTTAGTGCAGCCTTTTCAGAGTATTCGAGGTTCAGAGCCTCGGTAGGACTCACAGGAAGCCAGCTCGCCATGAGGTTGCTCGAGATAGCGGGCATCTACAACGTGCGCGTTGAAGCTATGCCGGGCCATCTGACCGACCACTACGATCCGAGAAACAAAGTTGTCAGGTTGTCTTCGGCCACTTACGCCAGCCAGTCCGTCGCAGCACTGGGTGTGGTCGCGCACGAGATCGGACACGCCATACAGGATGCACAGAAGAACCCATTGTTGGTGTTCAGAACGATCCTTGCACCCGTCGCGAGCTTTGGTTCGTCTCTCGCTTGGATACTCTTCATAATGGGCATCATCTTTGCAGTACCTGGACTCTGGCAGTTCGGGATAGTTCTCTTCTCTCTGGCCGTGCTGTTCAGCCTGGTGACTCTGCCTGTCGAATACGATGCAAGCAGGAAGGCGCTCAAACTTTTGAGAGAAAACCTCTTGATGAGCGAAGAAGAGCTCAGGGGTGTCAAGAAGGTGCTCTCGGCCGCGGCCCTGACCTACGTTGCAGCAACAGCGACAGCAGTTTTGCAACTGCTCAGGATGCTCCTCATCGCGGGTGCTTTCGGTAGGAGAGACTGA
- the pfkA gene encoding 6-phosphofructokinase, translated as MKSIGVMTSGGDSPGMNAAIRAVVRYGVRNGLKVFGIERGYCGLIDGAIREMNFASVAGIMEKGGTILRTSRCGEFLTKEGREKAARNLAKFGIEGLVVIGGEGSLTGSVVFHKEFGVPVIGIPGTIDNDIAYTDMCVGVDTCLNTVVDAIQKLKDTATSHERAFIVEVMGRESGYIALMSAIATGAEAVIIPEVPVDLDQLAARLLEERKRGKLNCIVVVAEGAGKAEDVARKLSAKIGYETRISVLGHIQRGGSPTAFDRLLATRMGVRAVQALLDGEKCATTILKAGKIELVETEKVVATKKQLDLSLYDLCMTLS; from the coding sequence ATGAAAAGCATAGGTGTCATGACCAGTGGTGGAGATTCTCCCGGAATGAACGCAGCGATCAGGGCTGTCGTGAGATACGGGGTCAGGAACGGTTTGAAAGTTTTCGGTATCGAGAGAGGCTACTGCGGCCTGATAGATGGAGCGATCAGGGAAATGAATTTCGCTTCAGTAGCCGGGATCATGGAAAAGGGCGGAACCATACTGCGAACGAGCAGGTGTGGCGAATTTCTGACGAAGGAAGGAAGAGAAAAGGCTGCGAGAAATCTTGCAAAATTCGGCATAGAAGGGCTCGTTGTGATCGGGGGCGAGGGCAGTCTAACAGGCTCGGTGGTTTTCCACAAAGAATTCGGAGTCCCGGTGATCGGTATACCCGGTACCATCGACAACGACATCGCATACACAGACATGTGTGTGGGAGTGGATACGTGTCTCAACACGGTGGTCGATGCGATTCAGAAACTCAAAGACACTGCCACTTCCCACGAACGTGCCTTCATTGTCGAAGTCATGGGAAGAGAGTCCGGATACATCGCGTTGATGTCGGCGATCGCCACGGGCGCGGAAGCGGTCATCATACCGGAGGTACCGGTGGACCTTGACCAGCTTGCCGCGAGACTGCTCGAAGAGAGAAAGCGTGGGAAACTCAACTGTATCGTCGTGGTGGCAGAGGGTGCGGGAAAGGCCGAAGATGTTGCAAGAAAGCTTTCAGCCAAAATAGGCTACGAAACGAGAATCTCTGTACTGGGCCACATTCAAAGGGGAGGCAGTCCCACGGCTTTCGACAGGTTGCTCGCCACGCGTATGGGTGTCAGGGCGGTACAGGCTTTACTCGATGGGGAAAAGTGTGCGACGACCATACTCAAAGCCGGAAAGATCGAACTGGTTGAGACAGAAAAAGTTGTGGCCACGAAGAAGCAGCTGGACCTTTCCCTTTACGATCTCTGTATGACGCTGTCGTGA
- a CDS encoding pseudouridine-5'-phosphate glycosidase, with the protein MEKIVALESTVIAHGLPRPLNVQVAQQLENLVRQRGCEPKTIAIIEGQIRVGLTLDELVQLGMRDDVMKVGVAEIAIALAKKAWAATTVSATMRIATMDNIEVFATGGIGGVHEIQKWDVSQDLVELSRTRMIVVSAGPKSLLDLRSTIEMLETLQVTVLGYRTNKMPAFYVREVDVPVQRIDSVSEIVEIYLEKCKSNLPGSVLVFNPIPAEYEINEELLSEWDRRAKEELKRSRIEGKAVTPFLLAKLAEISNGRTVRSNIELLKNNVSLACDIVNELARRRGSL; encoded by the coding sequence ATGGAAAAGATAGTTGCCCTCGAATCGACTGTGATAGCGCATGGACTGCCGAGGCCTCTGAACGTGCAGGTCGCTCAGCAGCTCGAGAATCTTGTCAGACAGAGAGGTTGTGAACCCAAAACGATAGCCATAATAGAAGGTCAGATCAGAGTGGGCCTGACGCTGGACGAACTCGTTCAGTTAGGTATGAGGGACGATGTCATGAAAGTCGGGGTTGCGGAGATAGCGATAGCGCTGGCAAAGAAAGCATGGGCAGCCACCACTGTGAGTGCCACGATGAGGATCGCAACGATGGACAACATAGAGGTTTTTGCGACCGGCGGTATCGGGGGTGTACACGAGATACAGAAGTGGGACGTCTCTCAGGATCTTGTGGAACTTTCACGAACGCGCATGATCGTTGTTTCTGCCGGTCCAAAATCTTTGCTCGATCTGAGATCGACGATCGAGATGCTCGAAACACTTCAGGTTACGGTGCTTGGTTACAGAACGAACAAGATGCCCGCCTTCTACGTTCGGGAAGTCGACGTTCCCGTGCAGAGGATCGATAGCGTTTCTGAAATAGTGGAGATCTACCTTGAAAAATGCAAGTCGAACTTACCAGGTTCGGTGTTGGTCTTCAATCCCATTCCTGCGGAGTACGAGATAAACGAGGAGCTACTTTCAGAGTGGGACAGGAGAGCGAAGGAGGAACTGAAGAGATCCAGGATAGAAGGAAAAGCCGTCACGCCATTTTTGCTTGCAAAACTCGCCGAGATCTCAAACGGAAGAACCGTCAGGAGCAACATCGAACTTTTGAAGAACAACGTTTCTCTCGCGTGCGATATAGTCAACGAACTGGCGCGCCGCAGGGGATCACTTTGA
- a CDS encoding DMT family transporter: MKRVRAILALLLVTVAWGLTFPVQKVALSGSNPFLYNSFRFLIASSFTLLFFRKKPRWKEGLILGLFIGTGYATQTSGLKLTSSTKSGFITSLYIPFVPVFSFFIERVKPSRLQILSFLLSILGLYLLSSPSADPFNLGDLLTLFCAITFAIQIVLVTRYTNNKDCDEAGLLLPQFLLTALFNLLLAPLGGPVGFKWSYLFALFFTAILATVVAFWVQVKFQKDVGSNSAALIYTAEPVFASLFAFWLLAERVTSSQLIGMCILVAASILGNLRRG; the protein is encoded by the coding sequence ATGAAAAGAGTCAGAGCGATCCTGGCGCTGCTCCTCGTCACCGTGGCCTGGGGGTTGACTTTCCCGGTCCAGAAGGTTGCCCTGTCCGGGTCCAATCCCTTCCTCTACAATTCGTTCAGGTTTCTCATCGCCAGTTCGTTCACGCTCCTGTTTTTCAGAAAGAAGCCCCGCTGGAAGGAAGGATTGATACTGGGCTTGTTCATCGGCACAGGCTATGCAACACAAACGAGCGGGTTGAAACTGACCAGTTCGACCAAGAGCGGCTTCATCACGTCTCTGTACATACCGTTCGTACCAGTTTTCTCGTTTTTCATCGAGAGGGTCAAACCGTCGCGTCTTCAAATCCTTTCTTTTCTCCTATCCATCCTGGGACTGTACCTTCTGAGCAGCCCCTCGGCAGATCCGTTCAATCTCGGTGATCTGCTGACCCTTTTCTGTGCGATCACCTTCGCGATCCAGATCGTTCTCGTCACGCGTTACACGAACAACAAAGACTGCGACGAAGCTGGTTTGTTGTTGCCCCAATTTCTCTTAACTGCACTGTTCAATCTCCTTCTGGCACCTTTAGGAGGGCCTGTGGGGTTCAAGTGGAGTTATCTCTTCGCCTTGTTCTTCACCGCGATACTTGCAACTGTCGTGGCCTTCTGGGTGCAGGTGAAGTTTCAGAAAGATGTGGGTTCGAACTCGGCAGCACTTATCTACACGGCTGAACCAGTCTTCGCATCCCTGTTCGCTTTCTGGTTACTGGCAGAAAGGGTGACATCTTCACAGTTGATCGGCATGTGTATCCTCGTTGCTGCTTCGATCCTTGGAAATCTGAGGAGGGGGTGA
- a CDS encoding HDIG domain-containing metalloprotein: protein MAPISDLAKRWYHFPIVLGSLFLIQFPNLHDPPRFIAEYVALVALWLAVVSPELERKPFSLHRAYPALVFSILLVGSFVSKMILMRFGLFASPFFAPILLLALLTDRRLSVNVAVFFSVMLITSVEPTPIRFGLILVSNIVAAVTGSGLKKRLQIIRPAFFTALCNVLFLVLSLFSGESLSLDRDLLVSFSAPFLFSVVDLGLLPFVEYLSLVYSDIDLVELGNMNHPLIKLLSLRAPGTYYHSTILANLAEAAAEKIGANPILARTAAYFHDIGKVKRPYFYTENIQDRNPHDELNPKLSHLIVQDHVKYGLELARRHRLPLLVQDVIPQHHGTRVQKYFYHKAREMGENLSEDEFRYTGPKPQFKEAGIIMLADSVEAAFRSVKNPSAGRIRSLVEEIVSGIYNERELDESGLTLKDLEAIAGEFAKVLLNMFKSRIEYPKEEIKRVIVLAENPDSKPNEAQSSDQEDSKDR from the coding sequence ATGGCTCCGATAAGTGATCTGGCGAAGAGATGGTACCATTTCCCGATTGTTCTTGGTTCACTGTTTCTGATCCAGTTCCCTAACTTGCATGATCCGCCAAGGTTCATTGCCGAATACGTGGCGCTGGTCGCGCTGTGGCTGGCGGTGGTCTCGCCAGAACTCGAGAGAAAACCGTTTTCGTTGCACAGAGCATATCCTGCACTCGTTTTCTCTATACTGCTGGTTGGTTCCTTCGTTTCCAAGATGATTCTGATGAGGTTCGGTCTGTTTGCCTCGCCGTTTTTCGCCCCCATTCTCTTGCTCGCCCTTCTTACCGACAGGAGACTGAGCGTCAATGTGGCTGTTTTCTTCTCTGTCATGTTGATCACGAGCGTTGAGCCGACGCCCATCAGGTTTGGTTTGATCTTGGTGAGCAACATCGTCGCTGCCGTGACCGGTTCTGGTTTGAAGAAAAGGCTTCAGATTATCAGACCCGCATTTTTCACGGCGTTGTGCAATGTTTTGTTTCTGGTGTTGAGCTTGTTTTCTGGGGAGAGTCTTTCGCTCGATCGTGATCTTCTGGTTTCATTCTCGGCACCGTTCTTGTTCTCAGTGGTGGATCTCGGATTGCTCCCGTTTGTGGAGTACTTAAGTTTAGTGTATTCAGACATAGATCTGGTCGAACTCGGTAACATGAACCATCCTTTGATCAAGCTCCTTTCTCTGCGGGCACCGGGTACTTACTATCATTCGACGATCCTCGCAAACCTTGCGGAAGCCGCCGCGGAGAAAATCGGAGCGAATCCAATCCTCGCTAGGACGGCTGCATATTTTCACGACATTGGTAAGGTGAAGAGACCTTACTTCTACACGGAGAACATTCAGGACAGGAACCCGCACGATGAGTTGAATCCAAAGCTCAGCCATCTGATCGTTCAGGATCACGTGAAATACGGGTTGGAGCTGGCGCGTCGCCACAGGTTACCCCTTCTAGTCCAGGACGTGATCCCCCAGCACCACGGTACGCGTGTGCAGAAGTATTTCTACCACAAAGCGAGAGAGATGGGTGAAAACCTCAGTGAGGACGAATTCAGATACACGGGTCCGAAACCGCAGTTCAAAGAGGCTGGTATCATCATGCTCGCAGATTCAGTCGAAGCGGCGTTCAGGAGCGTGAAGAATCCCAGCGCCGGCAGGATCAGGTCGCTCGTTGAAGAAATCGTCTCTGGTATATACAACGAACGTGAACTCGACGAATCGGGCCTGACTCTGAAGGATCTCGAGGCGATTGCGGGTGAATTCGCCAAAGTTTTGCTCAACATGTTTAAATCGAGAATAGAGTATCCTAAGGAAGAGATAAAGCGGGTGATTGTGCTTGCCGAAAATCCGGATTCAAAACCGAACGAAGCACAGAGTTCCGATCAAGAAGATTCGAAAGATCGTTGA
- a CDS encoding nitroreductase family protein has translation MSIIYLRRSVRKYQKKDVGDEIVTELLRAAMHAPSAGNAQPWHFTVIRSEEKKQRIAEAHPYARMVLQAPVAILVCADPSLEIYKGFWVQDCSAATMNILLRAVELGLGAVWCGVYPNEERVEAFRKIFGLPEHVVPFSIVPVGYPAETPKLVDRFKLERIHYEVW, from the coding sequence GTGAGCATCATTTATTTGAGAAGGAGCGTGAGAAAATACCAGAAGAAAGATGTTGGAGACGAGATTGTGACCGAACTTTTAAGGGCAGCGATGCACGCACCTTCGGCAGGAAACGCTCAACCATGGCACTTCACTGTGATCAGATCCGAAGAGAAAAAGCAGAGGATCGCCGAAGCGCACCCTTACGCTAGGATGGTGCTGCAGGCACCGGTAGCGATCTTGGTCTGCGCGGATCCGAGCCTTGAGATTTACAAGGGCTTCTGGGTCCAGGATTGTTCGGCAGCCACGATGAACATCTTGCTCAGAGCGGTCGAACTTGGGCTGGGAGCGGTCTGGTGTGGGGTTTATCCGAACGAAGAGCGTGTAGAAGCGTTCAGGAAGATCTTCGGACTGCCGGAACATGTGGTACCGTTTTCGATCGTTCCTGTTGGTTATCCTGCAGAAACTCCGAAACTTGTCGATCGGTTCAAGCTTGAAAGGATCCACTACGAAGTGTGGTGA
- the ybeY gene encoding rRNA maturation RNase YbeY, with product MKKIRKIVEKIVEEEIGDVSVDVFFVGEKTIARLNEAFGKVKGSTDVLTFVYNDQDLHGEIFLCPAVISRNARKFGCDYEEELLRVTIHAILHLAGYDHEFDTSRSEIMFQKQEEYLKEVEGGGC from the coding sequence ATCAAGAAGATTCGAAAGATCGTTGAGAAAATTGTGGAAGAGGAAATAGGGGACGTTTCAGTAGACGTTTTCTTCGTCGGTGAAAAGACCATCGCCAGGCTGAACGAAGCCTTCGGAAAGGTCAAGGGTTCGACCGATGTGCTGACGTTTGTTTACAACGATCAGGATCTTCACGGTGAAATATTTCTCTGTCCTGCCGTAATATCGAGAAACGCACGCAAGTTCGGCTGCGATTATGAGGAAGAGCTGCTGAGGGTCACGATTCACGCCATACTGCACCTTGCAGGTTACGATCACGAGTTTGACACGAGTCGTTCAGAGATCATGTTCCAGAAACAGGAAGAATACTTAAAGGAGGTTGAAGGCGGTGGTTGTTAA
- a CDS encoding DUF1015 family protein, whose product MVVKPFRALRPRREFAVKVAVKPYDVISSEEARKVVLSNPLAFYRVTKPEVNFDRPVDPSSEEALEVAKRNLKRYIEDGIFFQEDQDCFYIYRQISHDHTQTGLVATFSAREYIDSKIKKHELTRKDKEEERVKHIEYLRAQTGLVFLFYRSNQKVDSLIESLTDQEPEYDFVDEDGVRQIVYIVKNRAVVEQIKRAFEEVPVFYIADGHHRAAAAVRVAERMVSRNPNHTGMEEYNYFVGVVFPHSHLKIYDYNRVVKDLNGLSVEKFLNRLSQAFIVEKAPAQPYRPKEKHEFGMFLANTWYRLKVKDEILKQIESDPTATLDVSILQREVLDKILNIKDPRTDKRIDFVGGIHGLNALEDYVLNKGWAVAFALYPTSLEELMSVADANLIMPPKSTWFEPKLKSGLFVHLI is encoded by the coding sequence GTGGTTGTTAAGCCTTTCAGGGCCCTCAGGCCGAGAAGGGAGTTCGCGGTCAAGGTTGCTGTGAAACCATACGACGTGATAAGTTCTGAAGAAGCACGAAAGGTTGTGTTGTCGAACCCACTGGCTTTTTACAGAGTGACGAAGCCGGAGGTGAACTTCGATCGTCCAGTTGATCCATCCTCTGAGGAAGCTTTAGAAGTGGCAAAGCGCAACCTTAAGAGGTACATCGAAGATGGAATCTTCTTCCAGGAGGATCAGGACTGCTTCTACATCTACAGACAGATCTCGCACGATCACACTCAGACCGGTCTGGTTGCGACGTTTTCTGCCAGAGAATACATCGATTCGAAGATCAAGAAACACGAGCTGACCAGGAAAGACAAGGAAGAAGAAAGGGTCAAACACATAGAATATTTGCGAGCGCAAACGGGATTGGTGTTCCTGTTCTATCGTTCCAATCAGAAGGTGGACAGTTTGATCGAGTCGCTCACCGATCAGGAACCCGAATACGATTTCGTGGATGAAGATGGTGTCAGGCAGATCGTCTACATCGTCAAAAACAGAGCTGTCGTGGAGCAAATCAAGCGGGCGTTTGAAGAAGTGCCAGTGTTTTACATAGCGGACGGACACCACAGGGCCGCCGCGGCCGTGAGAGTTGCAGAGAGGATGGTCAGCAGAAATCCCAACCACACGGGAATGGAAGAGTACAACTATTTTGTGGGAGTCGTTTTTCCCCACAGTCATCTCAAGATATACGATTACAACAGAGTCGTGAAAGACCTGAACGGTCTCAGCGTGGAAAAGTTTTTGAACCGACTGAGTCAGGCGTTCATCGTCGAAAAAGCGCCTGCTCAGCCGTACAGACCGAAGGAGAAGCACGAATTCGGTATGTTCTTGGCAAACACATGGTACAGGTTGAAAGTGAAGGATGAAATTCTGAAACAAATCGAATCCGATCCCACGGCGACTCTGGACGTCTCGATATTGCAGAGAGAGGTGCTGGATAAAATTCTGAACATAAAAGATCCGAGGACAGACAAGAGGATCGATTTTGTCGGCGGAATTCACGGCCTCAACGCGCTCGAGGATTACGTTTTGAACAAGGGTTGGGCAGTCGCGTTCGCGCTCTATCCAACGTCTCTGGAAGAATTGATGAGCGTTGCGGATGCAAACCTGATCATGCCACCCAAATCAACGTGGTTTGAACCGAAACTCAAGAGTGGACTTTTCGTTCACTTAATTTGA